The Malus sylvestris chromosome 12, drMalSylv7.2, whole genome shotgun sequence genome contains a region encoding:
- the LOC126592667 gene encoding delta(12)-fatty-acid desaturase FAD2-like yields the protein MGAGGRMVAPPVRKNADADTHKRVPYSKPPFSLGEVKKAIPPHCFQRSVIRSFSYVFYDLTIASILYYIASTYIQNLSQPLSFLAWPIFWYVQGCVLTGVWVIAHECGHHAFSDYQWLDDTVGLILHSCLLVPYFSWKYSHRRHHSNTGSLERDEVFVPKQKFEIGWHAKYLNNPPGRFLTLLIQLTLGWPLYLAFNVSGRPYKGFACHFHPYGPIYSDRERLQIFVSDAGVLAVFYGLYRLAVAKGLAWVICFYGGPLMVVNGFLVLITYLQHTHPALPHYDASEWDWFRGALATVDRDYGILNKVFHNITDTHVAHHLFSTMPHYHAMEATKAIKPILGEYYQFDGTPVYKAMFREAKECIYVEPDEGAKKGVFWYNKKL from the coding sequence ATGGGTGCCGGTGGAAGAATGGTTGCGCCCCCTGTGCGCAAAAATGCGGATGCTGACACCCACAAGAGAGTTCCGTACTCTAAGCCTCCGTTCAGCCTCGGTGAGGTCAAGAAAGCCATCCCACCTCATTGTTTTCAGCGCTCTGTTATCCGCTCCTTCTCCTATGTCTTTTATGACCTCACCATTGCCTCTATCCTTTACTACATTGCTTCCACCTACATTCAGAATCTGTCTCAACCTCTATCCTTCTTGGCATGGCCGATTTTCTGGTACGTTCAGGGCTGTGTTCTCACCGGTGTTTGGGTCATAGCACATGAGTGCGGTCACCATGCTTTCAGTGATTATCAATGGCTGGATGACACTGTTGGTTTGATCCTCCACTCTTGCCTCCTTGTCCCGTACTTCTCATGGAAGTATAGCCATCGCCGCCACCATTCCAACACAGGTTCCCTTGAGCGAGATGAAGTCTTTGTCCCCAAGCAGAAGTTCGAAATTGGATGgcatgccaaatatctcaacaatCCGCCAGGCAGATTCCTCACACTCCTCATCCAACTCACTCTAGGCTGGCCTTTGTATCTTGCGTTCAATGTTTCTGGAAGGCCCTACAAAGGATTTGCTTGCCACTTTCATCCGTATGGGCCAATCTACTCTGATCGCGAACGATTGCAGATATTTGTGTCCGATGCTGGTGTTCTTGCTGTCTTCTATGGGCTTTACCGTCTTGCCGTTGCAAAGGGGCTTGCTTGGGTTATATGCTTCTACGGAGGTcctctaatggtggtgaatggATTTTTGGTACTGATCACGTACTTGCAGCACACCCACCCCGCATTGCCGCACTATGATGCCTCTGAATGGGACTGGTTTAGGGGAGCTTTGGCCACCGTTGACAGAGACTACGGAATCCTGAACAAGGTTTTCCACAACATCACAGACACTCACGTTGCGCACCATTTGTTCTCAACCATGCCTCACTATCACGCAATGGAGGCGACCAAGGCAATCAAGCCGATATTGGGCGAGTACTATCAGTTTGACGGGACTCCGGTTTACAAGGCAATGTTTAGAGAGGCGAAGGAGTGTATCTACGTCGAGCCCGATGAGGGTGCCAAGAAAGGTGTCTTCTGGTACAATAAAAAGCTGTGA